A stretch of Plutella xylostella chromosome 10, ilPluXylo3.1, whole genome shotgun sequence DNA encodes these proteins:
- the LOC125489085 gene encoding uncharacterized protein LOC125489085 isoform X3 has protein sequence MSGKSASRPRGPNFTKEEQFLLFNTVQPFCSIIECKKTDSVRQVDKQNAWSRITENFNANSKGAPRSVENLISCYRNVKSKFKKQHSEAKMMLKDSGKDLINAVEEHGEDWEEISSTMNQPIEVCRNSFENLKKQLKKEDTQRKSVIMGTGGGPPPPNDEGEPLNKLRKFIEPQMDGLFTIYDGDANIMAQYQASLPKEDQRTPIEHNLKSVSAGTSDTIKDYVNYNEIIIDDHLAVLTTPNKSKLTSRDEHETGSGKPSTSDIHTMKQENEIHTSPNFKDLTRTEILRKKKPTELMRTNDTRKKTTVNDSFQDLAMEKIKLVREQQRLCQIETEHKRKLFEIELEEKLLEKQFNAEMRAKQLLLIDLKIKKEGSMIESGGSSVV, from the exons ATGAGTGGTAAAAGTGCCTCACGCCCTCGCGGGCCTAATTTTACGAAAGAGGAACAATTCCTGTTGTTCAACACGGTCCAACCATTCTGCAGCATCATCGAATGCAAGAAAACCGATTCGGTGCGGCAGGTAGACAAGCAGAATGCCTGGTCTAGAATTACCGAGAACTTTAATGCAAATTCTAAGGGCGCACCAAGAAGTGTGGAAAATCTAATTTCATGCTACAGAAAtgttaaaagtaaatttaaaaagcaACACTCGGAAGCGAAAATGATGTTGAAAG ACTCCGGAAAAGACTTGATAAATGCTGTAGAAGAGCATGGTGAGGATTGGGAAGAAATCTCTTCCACCATGAATCAACCAATTGAAGTTTGTAGAAATAGCTTCGAAAATCTAaagaaacaattaaaaaaagaagACACTCAGCGGAAGAGTGTAATAATGGGAACAG gtgGGGGACCTCCACCGCCTAATGATGAAGGTGaacctttaaataaattaagaaaatttattgAACCCCAAATGGATGGTCTGTTCACCATTTATGATGGAGATGCAAATATAATGGCCCAGTACCAAGCATCTCTGCCAAAAGAGGACCAACGAACTCCCATTGAGCACAATTTGAAAAGTGTTTCAGCTGGTACTAGTG ATACCATAAAGGACtatgtaaattataatgaaattataattGATGACCACCTTGCTGTCCTCACCACGCCAAACAAATCCAAATTAACAAGTAgag ATGAACATGAAACTGGTTCGGGTAAACCATCAACAAGTGACATACATACAATGAAGCAAGAAAATG AAATACACACCTCACCAAATTTTAAGGACCTTACAAGAACCGAAATTTTACGGAAAAAGAAGCCTACAGAGCTGATGAGGACTAATG ataCAAGGAAAAAAACTACAGTCAATGACAGTTTTCAAGACCTGGCCATGGAGAAAATTAAATTGGTCAGGGAGCAACAAAGACTATGTCAAATCGAGACAGAgcataaaagaaaattatttgaaattgagtTGGAAGAAAAGCTGTTGGAGAAACAGTTTAATGCTGAAATGCGTGCCAAGCAGCTCCTTCTAatcgatttaaaaataaagaaagaagGATCTATGAttgagagcggtggtagctcagtcgtgTAA
- the LOC125489085 gene encoding uncharacterized protein LOC125489085 isoform X2, whose amino-acid sequence MSGKSASRPRGPNFTKEEQFLLFNTVQPFCSIIECKKTDSVRQVDKQNAWSRITENFNANSKGAPRSVENLISCYRNVKSKFKKQHSEAKMMLKDSGKDLINAVEEHGEDWEEISSTMNQPIEVCRNSFENLKKQLKKEDTQRKSVIMGTGGGPPPPNDEGEPLNKLRKFIEPQMDGLFTIYDGDANIMAQYQASLPKEDQRTPIEHNLKSVSAGTSDTIKDYVNYNEIIIDDHLAVLTTPNKSKLTSRDEHETGSGKPSTSDIHTMKQENEIHTSPNFKDLTRTEILRKKKPTELMRTNDTRKKTTVNDSFQDLAMEKIKLVREQQRLCQIETEHKRKLFEIELEEKLLEKQFNAEMRAKQLLLIDLKIKKEGSMIESGGSSVV is encoded by the exons ATGAGTGGTAAAAGTGCCTCACGCCCTCGCGGGCCTAATTTTACGAAAGAGGAACAATTCCTGTTGTTCAACACGGTCCAACCATTCTGCAGCATCATCGAATGCAAGAAAACCGATTCGGTGCGGCAGGTAGACAAGCAGAATGCCTGGTCTAGAATTACCGAGAACTTTAATGCAAATTCTAAGGGCGCACCAAGAAGTGTGGAAAATCTAATTTCATGCTACAGAAAtgttaaaagtaaatttaaaaagcaACACTCGGAAGCGAAAATGATGTTGAAAG ACTCCGGAAAAGACTTGATAAATGCTGTAGAAGAGCATGGTGAGGATTGGGAAGAAATCTCTTCCACCATGAATCAACCAATTGAAGTTTGTAGAAATAGCTTCGAAAATCTAaagaaacaattaaaaaaagaagACACTCAGCGGAAGAGTGTAATAATGGGAACAG gtgGGGGACCTCCACCGCCTAATGATGAAGGTGaacctttaaataaattaagaaaatttattgAACCCCAAATGGATGGTCTGTTCACCATTTATGATGGAGATGCAAATATAATGGCCCAGTACCAAGCATCTCTGCCAAAAGAGGACCAACGAACTCCCATTGAGCACAATTTGAAAAGTGTTTCAGCTGGTACTAGTG ATACCATAAAGGACTATGTAAATTATAACGAAATTATAATTGATGACCACCTTGCTGTCCTCACCACGCCAAACAAATCCAAATTAACAAGTAgag ATGAACATGAAACTGGTTCGGGTAAACCATCAACAAGTGACATACATACAATGAAGCAAGAAAATG AAATACACACCTCACCAAATTTTAAGGACCTTACAAGAACCGAAATTTTACGGAAAAAGAAGCCTACAGAGCTGATGAGGACTAATG ataCAAGGAAAAAAACTACAGTCAATGACAGTTTTCAAGACCTGGCCATGGAGAAAATTAAATTGGTCAGGGAGCAACAAAGACTATGTCAAATCGAGACAGAgcataaaagaaaattatttgaaattgagtTGGAAGAAAAGCTGTTGGAGAAACAGTTTAATGCTGAAATGCGTGCCAAGCAGCTCCTTCTAatcgatttaaaaataaagaaagaagGATCTATGAttgagagcggtggtagctcagtcgtgTAA
- the LOC125489085 gene encoding uncharacterized protein LOC125489085 isoform X1 yields the protein MSGKSASRPRGPNFTKEEQFLLFNTVQPFCSIIECKKTDSVRQVDKQNAWSRITENFNANSKGAPRSVENLISCYRNVKSKFKKQHSEAKMMLKDSGKDLINAVEEHGEDWEEISSTMNQPIEVCRNSFENLKKQLKKEDTQRKSVIMGTGGGPPPPNDEGEPLNKLRKFIEPQMDGLFTIYDGDANIMAQYQASLPKEDQRTPIEHNLKSVSAGTSDTIKDYVNYNEIIIDDHLAVLTTPNKSKLTSRDTIKDYVNYNEIIIDDHLAVLTTPNKSKLTSRDEHETGSGKPSTSDIHTMKQENEIHTSPNFKDLTRTEILRKKKPTELMRTNDTRKKTTVNDSFQDLAMEKIKLVREQQRLCQIETEHKRKLFEIELEEKLLEKQFNAEMRAKQLLLIDLKIKKEGSMIESGGSSVV from the exons ATGAGTGGTAAAAGTGCCTCACGCCCTCGCGGGCCTAATTTTACGAAAGAGGAACAATTCCTGTTGTTCAACACGGTCCAACCATTCTGCAGCATCATCGAATGCAAGAAAACCGATTCGGTGCGGCAGGTAGACAAGCAGAATGCCTGGTCTAGAATTACCGAGAACTTTAATGCAAATTCTAAGGGCGCACCAAGAAGTGTGGAAAATCTAATTTCATGCTACAGAAAtgttaaaagtaaatttaaaaagcaACACTCGGAAGCGAAAATGATGTTGAAAG ACTCCGGAAAAGACTTGATAAATGCTGTAGAAGAGCATGGTGAGGATTGGGAAGAAATCTCTTCCACCATGAATCAACCAATTGAAGTTTGTAGAAATAGCTTCGAAAATCTAaagaaacaattaaaaaaagaagACACTCAGCGGAAGAGTGTAATAATGGGAACAG gtgGGGGACCTCCACCGCCTAATGATGAAGGTGaacctttaaataaattaagaaaatttattgAACCCCAAATGGATGGTCTGTTCACCATTTATGATGGAGATGCAAATATAATGGCCCAGTACCAAGCATCTCTGCCAAAAGAGGACCAACGAACTCCCATTGAGCACAATTTGAAAAGTGTTTCAGCTGGTACTAGTG ATACCATAAAGGACtatgtaaattataatgaaattataattGATGACCACCTTGCTGTCCTCACCACGCCAAACAAATCCAAATTAACAAGTAgag ATACCATAAAGGACTATGTAAATTATAACGAAATTATAATTGATGACCACCTTGCTGTCCTCACCACGCCAAACAAATCCAAATTAACAAGTAgag ATGAACATGAAACTGGTTCGGGTAAACCATCAACAAGTGACATACATACAATGAAGCAAGAAAATG AAATACACACCTCACCAAATTTTAAGGACCTTACAAGAACCGAAATTTTACGGAAAAAGAAGCCTACAGAGCTGATGAGGACTAATG ataCAAGGAAAAAAACTACAGTCAATGACAGTTTTCAAGACCTGGCCATGGAGAAAATTAAATTGGTCAGGGAGCAACAAAGACTATGTCAAATCGAGACAGAgcataaaagaaaattatttgaaattgagtTGGAAGAAAAGCTGTTGGAGAAACAGTTTAATGCTGAAATGCGTGCCAAGCAGCTCCTTCTAatcgatttaaaaataaagaaagaagGATCTATGAttgagagcggtggtagctcagtcgtgTAA